The region GGCCTCAATCGTGGCGTTAAGTGCGATGAGATTGGTCTCGTCGGCTACCGAGTTAATGAAACGCAAAATTTGCTCGATTTCCTGAATACTTTCGCTGAGTTGAATAACTTCGGAGAGACTGAGTTGATTTTTGGATTCGACATCCTTGATCATGCGTACGGTTTCTTCCATGCGAAGAACGCCTTTTTTAGCCGATCGTTCTGTATCTTCGGCTTGACCGACGACGGCGCTTGCATGATCGGCGATTTGATTGGATGAGCGAACCATTTCCTCCAATGTCGAGGAGGTTTCTGACAGCGAAGAAGATTGGCGTACCAACGATTGATTTTGATCGGAAGAGATCGCGGCAATTTTATTAGTCGTCGTATACATATCTACACCGTTACGTTGCAGATAATTAATACGGTCCCGGATTTTATGCACGGCGGAGTCTAACTGGATTAGTAGAAAGCCCATACCGTGAGGTGTGCGGTATTTTTTGGAGCCCGAAAAATCGCCAACTTCAAGTTTATGAATCTCTTTCGATAAATCACGGAGTACACCGTCCAATGAAACCGATAAAATGATGACGATACCAAAAGTGCAGGCGGTCATCATACCCACCGCAATGAGAAGTGAGTGCTGAAGTTGAAAGGTTTGTTGTGAAAGGAAATCATGCATTGCCGCTGTTGTCGGGAAATGGTCTATAGTAAATGAACGGAGGTAATCATTGTATGCGTCGATTATAAACCACACGCTGATGCCAACACTGATTACTGAAACTGAAGCGACGGTCACGTACAATCGACTCATACGGTGCGACGCCGTGTCGGCAATCTGAAGATTTTTGCGGTGTTCACGGATAAAAAGGATCAAGGCTGCGGCCCAGCGTTCGGTAAGGATGTAGTTGAATAGCGCCGCGTACATCGTACCGATACCCATTCCGGAGAGCATGGCAGTTGACTGCGGAAAAATAAGAGTGAAAGGAATGATGGCGACTAAAATGAATACGACCAATTCGGCCCATGTATTGCGACCGGGAAAGCGTAAAAGTTCGTGTACGGCACCCTGCGCGTCGTCGAAACTCACACTCTGTCCGCCTAAGAAGCGATGCACAGCGTGGCGGGCGTGCCGAATGAGTCGTCGTTGTATGAGCG is a window of bacterium DNA encoding:
- a CDS encoding methyl-accepting chemotaxis protein, encoding MIFSSFKKRLETLTVRYFADSYISTKIGYILVPIFAWAYAAMIPFSERAISRETLIVALTISFLVWIMLLALIQRRLIRHARHAVHRFLGGQSVSFDDAQGAVHELLRFPGRNTWAELVVFILVAIIPFTLIFPQSTAMLSGMGIGTMYAALFNYILTERWAAALILFIREHRKNLQIADTASHRMSRLYVTVASVSVISVGISVWFIIDAYNDYLRSFTIDHFPTTAAMHDFLSQQTFQLQHSLLIAVGMMTACTFGIVIILSVSLDGVLRDLSKEIHKLEVGDFSGSKKYRTPHGMGFLLIQLDSAVHKIRDRINYLQRNGVDMYTTTNKIAAISSDQNQSLVRQSSSLSETSSTLEEMVRSSNQIADHASAVVGQAEDTERSAKKGVLRMEETVRMIKDVESKNQLSLSEVIQLSESIQEIEQILRFINSVADETNLIALNATIEASSAGEHGKRFKVVANEVRSLSDRVTSSVKNIQRMIDQVQEATTRLVTVAQETSEHTVSSADMAQQTLTNLKEILEWAQRSSDAAKQIYISINQQRLANRQISFSFNDISADMRALAASSERYAETVDALKKFSNNMEAVVKYFVKQQHSEKPDHEKNIT